One genomic window of Conyzicola nivalis includes the following:
- a CDS encoding 4-hydroxy-3-methylbut-2-enyl diphosphate reductase, whose product MPRVPALRNRLKDTPVTGSKRVLLAAPRGYCAGVDRAVIAVEKALERFGAPVYVRKQIVHNIHVVSTLEKKGAIFVDDVAEVPQGSHIVFSAHGVSPAVVQGAADRQLDAIDATCPLVTKVHREAVRFAKQDFEILLIGHHGHEEVEGTMGHAPERTTLVNSPADVPNIVVNNPDHVVWLSQTTLSVDETMETVRLLRQRFPNLQDPPSDDICYATTNRQVAIRKVAAEAELVIVVGSSNSSNTMRLVDVALEYGAKAAYRVDYASEIQQEWLDGVATVGVTSGASVPEVLVQEVLDDLADAGYGDVSQVVTAEEDLMFSLPKELRKDADGNADERGLGGRVRQLDWQKNR is encoded by the coding sequence ATGCCGCGCGTTCCCGCGCTGCGGAACAGGCTAAAGGATACCCCCGTCACCGGAAGCAAGCGGGTTCTGCTCGCCGCCCCCCGCGGCTACTGCGCTGGGGTGGACAGGGCGGTCATCGCCGTCGAGAAGGCACTCGAACGTTTCGGCGCCCCCGTCTACGTGCGCAAGCAGATCGTGCACAACATCCACGTCGTCTCCACCCTGGAGAAGAAGGGCGCCATCTTCGTCGACGACGTCGCCGAAGTTCCGCAGGGCTCGCACATCGTCTTCAGCGCCCACGGCGTATCGCCCGCCGTCGTGCAGGGCGCCGCCGACCGCCAGCTCGACGCCATCGACGCCACCTGCCCGCTCGTGACCAAGGTGCACCGCGAGGCCGTGCGCTTCGCGAAGCAGGACTTCGAGATCCTGCTGATCGGGCACCACGGCCACGAAGAGGTCGAGGGAACCATGGGCCACGCTCCCGAACGCACGACCCTGGTCAACAGCCCCGCCGACGTGCCGAACATCGTCGTGAACAACCCCGACCATGTCGTCTGGCTCTCGCAGACGACGTTGAGTGTGGATGAAACGATGGAAACCGTTCGCCTGCTGCGCCAGCGCTTCCCGAACCTCCAGGACCCGCCGAGCGACGACATCTGCTACGCCACCACCAACCGCCAGGTCGCGATCCGCAAGGTCGCCGCCGAGGCCGAGCTGGTGATCGTCGTCGGCTCCTCGAACAGCTCGAACACGATGCGTCTCGTCGACGTCGCCCTGGAGTACGGCGCGAAGGCCGCCTACCGGGTCGACTACGCGAGCGAGATCCAGCAGGAGTGGCTCGACGGCGTCGCGACCGTCGGTGTCACCAGCGGCGCCTCCGTTCCCGAGGTGCTCGTGCAGGAGGTCCTCGACGACCTCGCCGACGCCGGCTACGGCGACGTGAGCCAGGTCGTCACGGCCGAGGAAGACCTCATGTTCTCGCTGCCGAAGGAGTTGCGCAAAGACGCCGACGGCAACGCCGACGAGCGCGGTCTCGGTGGCCGGGTGCGGCAGCTGGACTGGCAGAAGAACCGATGA
- a CDS encoding DUF6264 family protein: MSDQRERPQYGEYASVDEQVAAGGFRVEHEQPAAAPLAPPLATTRVPGAPPTPRPWDLALTVTFLVFGAYSVASSVPSLLDFGATLDQMYALSGYGDYTELELAHSIGIAILVSQSVLFVVTVIVTLIRLRARKLAFFVPLIGGALAGIVIFVLLLVAMVSDPALAATIGTPS; encoded by the coding sequence ATGAGCGACCAGCGCGAGCGGCCGCAATACGGCGAGTACGCGAGTGTCGACGAGCAGGTCGCCGCCGGAGGTTTCCGGGTCGAACACGAGCAGCCCGCCGCCGCGCCCCTCGCGCCGCCGCTCGCCACGACCCGTGTGCCGGGCGCCCCGCCGACCCCGCGCCCGTGGGACCTCGCTCTCACCGTCACCTTCCTCGTCTTCGGTGCCTACTCGGTCGCGTCGTCGGTCCCGAGCCTGCTCGACTTCGGCGCCACCCTCGACCAGATGTACGCGCTGAGCGGCTACGGCGATTACACCGAGCTCGAGCTGGCGCACAGCATCGGCATCGCCATCCTCGTCAGCCAGTCGGTGCTCTTCGTGGTGACGGTGATCGTCACCCTGATACGGTTGCGCGCCCGCAAGCTGGCGTTCTTCGTTCCCCTGATCGGCGGTGCCCTCGCCGGAATCGTGATCTTCGTGCTGCTGCTGGTGGCAATGGTCTCGGATCCCGCGCTCGCCGCCACCATCGGCACACCGAGCTAG
- the fbaA gene encoding class II fructose-bisphosphate aldolase has product MPIATPEQYAEMLDKAKSTGFAFPAVNASSSSTINGILQGLTEAGSDGIIQVTTGGADFFAGHTVKARASGALAFAAFVTEAAKNYPITVALHTDHCPENALDGFLYPLIAASEAEVKAGRNPIFQSHMWDGSAVTLDENLRIAKEILPRMKAINSILEVEIGVVGGEEDGVEHDVVNEHLYTTLDDAIQTIEALGLGEQGRYIAALTFGNVHGVYKPGNVKLRPELLGEIQAGIQAKYATGPKPLDLVFHGGSGSTDEEIATAVANGVVKMNIDTDTQYAYSRSVADTVLKNYDGFLKVDGEVGNKKVYDPRSWGKLAETALAARVVEATKQLGSAGNSIG; this is encoded by the coding sequence ATGCCCATCGCAACCCCCGAACAGTACGCGGAGATGCTCGACAAGGCGAAAAGCACCGGGTTCGCCTTCCCGGCCGTCAACGCTTCGTCATCGTCGACGATCAACGGCATCCTCCAGGGACTCACCGAGGCGGGCTCCGACGGAATCATCCAGGTGACCACGGGAGGCGCCGATTTCTTCGCCGGCCACACCGTGAAGGCGCGCGCATCCGGAGCCCTCGCCTTTGCGGCGTTCGTCACCGAGGCGGCCAAGAACTACCCCATCACCGTCGCGCTGCACACCGACCACTGCCCCGAGAACGCGCTCGACGGCTTCCTGTACCCGCTCATCGCGGCCTCGGAGGCCGAGGTGAAGGCCGGTCGCAACCCGATCTTCCAGTCGCATATGTGGGACGGCTCGGCCGTGACGCTCGATGAGAACCTCCGCATCGCGAAGGAGATCCTGCCGCGCATGAAGGCGATCAACTCGATCCTCGAGGTCGAGATCGGCGTCGTCGGCGGCGAAGAAGACGGCGTGGAACACGATGTCGTCAACGAACATCTCTACACGACTCTGGATGACGCGATCCAGACGATCGAGGCCCTGGGGCTCGGCGAGCAGGGGCGCTACATCGCGGCTCTCACCTTCGGCAACGTGCACGGCGTCTACAAGCCCGGCAACGTGAAGCTGCGGCCCGAGCTGCTGGGCGAGATCCAGGCCGGCATCCAGGCGAAGTACGCCACCGGCCCCAAGCCGCTCGACCTGGTCTTCCACGGCGGTTCGGGTTCGACCGACGAGGAGATCGCGACGGCGGTGGCGAACGGCGTCGTGAAGATGAACATCGACACCGACACCCAGTACGCCTACAGCCGCTCGGTCGCCGACACCGTGCTGAAGAACTACGACGGTTTCCTCAAGGTCGACGGTGAGGTCGGCAACAAGAAGGTCTACGACCCGCGCTCGTGGGGCAAGCTCGCCGAGACCGCCCTCGCGGCCCGCGTGGTCGAGGCCACGAAGCAGCTCGGCTCTGCCGGCAACTCGATCGGCTGA
- the xseA gene encoding exodeoxyribonuclease VII large subunit yields MVEFTPDGPATVDSPWPVGLLSSKIKGWIDRLGTVWVEGEITQWGVSGGNVYGKLKDLEQDATVGFTIWSSVKAKLPADLKQGDRVVALVKPNYWVKGGTLTMQVFEMRHVGLGDLLERLELLRQKLAGEGLFSASRKKPLPFLPAMIGLVTGKDSDAEKDVLRNAQLRWPSVKFRVAYAAVQGERAVAEVTAGIRQLDADPEVDVIIVARGGGDFQNLLVFSDESLVRAAAACVTPLISAIGHEADRPLLDEVADLRASTPTDAAKRVVPDVAEELARVAQARSRIGTRMTSLLTHEIDRLEQLRTRPVLANPVALVDARAEELTRWVARSHELVDRVVERSLTRVGELAGQLRALSPQGTLDRGYAIAQLPSGAALRDVADAPVGTELVLTIARGRIRSTVDESPIES; encoded by the coding sequence TTGGTCGAGTTCACACCGGATGGCCCGGCCACCGTCGACTCCCCGTGGCCCGTCGGTCTGCTCTCGTCGAAGATCAAAGGCTGGATCGACCGTCTCGGCACCGTGTGGGTCGAGGGAGAGATCACGCAGTGGGGCGTTTCCGGCGGAAACGTCTACGGCAAGCTGAAAGACCTCGAGCAAGACGCCACGGTCGGCTTCACCATCTGGTCGTCGGTCAAGGCGAAACTGCCGGCCGACCTCAAGCAGGGCGACCGCGTCGTCGCCCTCGTGAAACCGAACTACTGGGTCAAGGGCGGCACGCTCACGATGCAGGTCTTCGAGATGCGGCACGTCGGCCTCGGCGACCTGCTCGAGCGGCTCGAACTGCTGCGCCAGAAGCTGGCCGGCGAGGGGCTGTTCTCCGCCTCGCGAAAGAAACCCCTGCCCTTCCTGCCCGCCATGATCGGACTCGTCACCGGCAAAGACAGCGACGCCGAGAAAGACGTGCTGCGCAACGCGCAACTGCGCTGGCCGAGCGTGAAGTTCCGGGTCGCGTACGCCGCGGTGCAGGGCGAACGCGCCGTGGCCGAGGTGACCGCCGGCATCCGCCAGCTCGACGCCGACCCCGAGGTCGACGTGATCATCGTCGCCCGCGGCGGGGGCGACTTCCAGAACCTGCTCGTCTTCAGCGACGAGTCGCTCGTGCGCGCAGCGGCGGCCTGCGTCACCCCCCTCATCAGCGCCATCGGCCACGAGGCCGACCGGCCCCTGCTCGACGAGGTCGCCGACCTGCGCGCCTCGACGCCGACGGATGCCGCGAAGCGCGTCGTTCCGGATGTCGCGGAGGAGCTCGCCAGGGTCGCCCAGGCCCGCTCGCGCATCGGCACCCGAATGACTTCCCTGCTCACGCACGAGATCGACCGGCTCGAGCAGCTGCGCACCCGGCCGGTGCTGGCGAACCCGGTCGCGCTCGTCGACGCGCGCGCCGAAGAACTCACCCGCTGGGTGGCCCGCAGCCACGAACTCGTCGACCGGGTCGTCGAACGCTCGCTGACCCGCGTCGGCGAGCTCGCCGGACAGTTGCGCGCCCTGTCTCCGCAGGGCACGCTCGACCGCGGCTACGCGATCGCACAGTTGCCCTCGGGAGCGGCGCTGCGTGACGTGGCAGACGCGCCGGTGGGCACCGAGCTTGTCCTCACCATCGCGCGCGGGCGCATCCGTTCCACCGTCGACGAGTCTCCCATCGAGAGCTAG
- a CDS encoding sensor histidine kinase, translated as MAETSRVAILPRGVASNILVIAISRGAWAVSVALMIMTIPIVIDVAVDRGFADRVWLPLLCIAGLLALLGVSGWRPGTATRVLFVLGGAALAVVYEVALLSADPTLNDDASFVLNRPAMVLAFAGASTLRPLVGAVWSLAGYALSFVVSAIASAITGLAFVPGWGPTIAFVVYAGCYLALIAVRATQDKQIPDLARLEEDTRRLAIESQFEQRAAAIVHDTVLSDLTAIMNANGPLDERARARFRADVATLSDSAWLRESAEPTVVAPLDAVLRNALETLVSDFQWRGLSVDVTGDSREVIRVSPEAASSLVLAVRACLDNVLDHAETGSAELVISTTTRAMTIMVVDHGVGFDPAAVAGDRLGLRSSVVARIRSHGGSVRVWSTPGSGTSVLISVPAAEFEQPSGASSVS; from the coding sequence GTGGCGGAGACGTCGCGGGTCGCGATCCTGCCCCGCGGGGTGGCGTCGAACATCCTCGTCATCGCGATCTCCCGGGGAGCGTGGGCCGTCTCGGTCGCGCTGATGATCATGACGATCCCGATCGTGATCGACGTCGCCGTCGACCGCGGATTCGCCGACCGGGTGTGGCTGCCCTTACTCTGCATCGCCGGCCTGCTCGCGCTGCTCGGCGTCAGCGGCTGGCGACCCGGCACCGCGACCCGGGTGCTCTTCGTCCTCGGCGGCGCCGCGCTCGCGGTCGTCTACGAGGTGGCGCTGCTCTCCGCCGATCCGACGCTGAACGACGACGCGAGCTTCGTGCTCAACCGGCCGGCGATGGTCCTGGCCTTCGCCGGCGCGTCGACCCTGCGACCGCTCGTCGGTGCGGTCTGGAGCCTCGCCGGCTACGCTCTCTCTTTCGTCGTGTCGGCCATCGCGTCGGCGATCACGGGGCTCGCCTTCGTGCCGGGCTGGGGCCCGACGATCGCCTTCGTCGTCTATGCCGGCTGCTATCTGGCGCTCATCGCCGTGCGGGCCACCCAGGACAAGCAGATCCCCGACCTCGCGCGGCTGGAGGAGGACACCAGGCGCCTCGCGATCGAGAGCCAGTTCGAGCAGCGTGCCGCGGCGATCGTGCACGACACGGTGCTCAGCGACCTGACCGCGATCATGAACGCCAACGGTCCCCTCGACGAGCGGGCCCGTGCACGCTTCCGGGCGGATGTCGCGACCCTCAGCGATTCCGCCTGGCTGCGTGAATCGGCGGAACCCACGGTCGTCGCCCCGCTCGATGCCGTGCTGCGCAACGCCCTCGAGACCCTGGTCAGCGACTTCCAGTGGCGCGGGCTCTCGGTCGACGTGACCGGGGATTCCCGCGAGGTCATCCGGGTGTCGCCGGAGGCGGCATCCTCTCTCGTCCTCGCGGTGCGCGCCTGCCTCGACAACGTGCTCGACCACGCCGAGACGGGGTCGGCCGAACTCGTGATCTCGACCACGACGCGGGCCATGACGATCATGGTGGTCGACCACGGCGTCGGCTTCGACCCCGCGGCGGTCGCGGGCGACCGGCTCGGCCTGCGCTCCTCGGTGGTCGCGCGTATCCGCTCGCACGGCGGATCGGTGCGCGTCTGGTCGACGCCGGGCAGCGGCACCTCCGTGCTCATCAGCGTGCCCGCCGCCGAGTTCGAACAGCCGAGCGGAGCGTCCAGTGTCTCGTGA
- the glpX gene encoding class II fructose-bisphosphatase, producing the protein MELVRATEAAAIRAVPFIGRGDKNAADGAAVDAMRKFLGTVEFDGLVVIGEGEKDHAPMLYNGEHVGSGEGPACDIAVDPIDGTSLTAAGRQNALSMIAVSDRGSMYDPSAVFYMEKIVTGAEGHGIVDLRKPIGENIRALAKAKGKDVSDMVIAVLDRPRHQQLVEDIRASGAGTRMLLDGDVAGGINAAMHGTRIDMCVGTGGTPEGIITACALKALGGFIQGRLLPRDDDERQRAIDAGHDLDRVLEVNDLVTSDNTYFVATGVTDGQLVDGVRKVGPNIRTESIILRGRSGTVRRVVAEHLAEKWL; encoded by the coding sequence ATGGAACTCGTTCGCGCCACCGAAGCGGCCGCCATCCGCGCTGTACCGTTCATCGGCCGCGGCGACAAAAACGCGGCCGACGGCGCCGCCGTCGACGCTATGCGCAAGTTCCTCGGCACCGTCGAGTTCGACGGTCTCGTCGTCATCGGCGAGGGCGAGAAAGACCACGCCCCCATGCTCTACAACGGCGAGCACGTCGGCTCCGGCGAGGGGCCCGCGTGCGACATCGCCGTCGACCCGATCGACGGCACGTCGCTCACCGCCGCCGGCCGCCAGAACGCGCTGAGCATGATCGCCGTCTCCGACCGCGGCAGCATGTACGACCCGAGCGCCGTGTTCTACATGGAGAAGATCGTCACCGGCGCCGAGGGTCACGGCATCGTCGACCTGCGTAAGCCGATCGGCGAGAACATCCGCGCCTTGGCCAAGGCCAAGGGCAAGGACGTCTCCGACATGGTCATCGCCGTGCTCGACCGCCCGCGCCACCAGCAGCTGGTCGAGGACATCCGCGCATCCGGCGCCGGCACCCGCATGCTGCTCGACGGCGACGTCGCGGGCGGCATCAACGCCGCGATGCACGGCACCCGCATCGACATGTGCGTCGGCACCGGCGGAACCCCCGAGGGCATCATCACCGCCTGCGCCCTGAAGGCCCTCGGCGGATTCATCCAAGGCCGCCTCCTCCCGCGCGACGACGACGAGCGCCAGCGCGCCATCGACGCCGGACACGACCTCGACCGCGTGCTCGAGGTGAACGACCTCGTCACGAGCGACAACACCTACTTCGTCGCGACCGGCGTCACCGACGGCCAGCTCGTCGACGGTGTGCGCAAGGTCGGGCCGAACATCCGCACCGAGAGCATCATCCTGCGCGGCCGCTCGGGCACCGTGCGTCGCGTCGTCGCGGAGCACCTCGCCGAGAAGTGGCTGTAA